One stretch of Rattus norvegicus strain BN/NHsdMcwi chromosome 12, GRCr8, whole genome shotgun sequence DNA includes these proteins:
- the Lrwd1 gene encoding leucine-rich repeat and WD repeat-containing protein 1: MAPLTPQLLLQRGRPKTDRLGKIQSLNLSGLELLSEHLDPNLLGRLKKLKELDLSNNLLETLPANLGLSHLRILRCTNNQLGDVTTLHQFPELEELSLEGNPFLTVSDNLKVSFLLPKLRKVNGKDTASTCSQVESLDRELTNRVTALWQKFIATVNPEEEANKVQADFMRSAVRDVRYGPESLFEFTQWRVRMIAEELVASGGAQAHEANASVEHPQAAVGSKLRARKVTKRPDDDEISLPPTKRVRASPPAQTEDSPMDAAGGQAALHLEPLHFLQCHSRNNSPKDLETQLWACAFEPAREEGHSGATSQTVATCGGEAVCVIDCQTGLVLHKYKVPGEEFFSVAWTALTVATQAGHKKRWNMLAAAGLRGMVRLLHVRAGFCCSVIRAHKKAIATLCFSPTHETHLFTASYDKRIILWDIGVPNHDYKFQASQLLTLNCSSVPLRLCPVATCPDSFLLAGCEGGCGCWDVRLDQPQKQRVCEVNFVFSGDSEVSGQRVDGLAFVNEDVVASKGSGQGTIYLWSWSQTWASRGSQSVLPVVILAQLQWSPTSLAYFSLSTCPDKNLVLCGDEEGSVWIYDVEHLLKQPPPLETTLQPPTQILKWPQPVALGQPVTKTMVNTVVANAAFTYLTALTDSNIVSIWKTC; encoded by the exons ATGGCTCCTCTCACGCCGCAGCTGCTCCTGCAACGTGGGCGACCCAAGACCGACAGGCTGGGGAAGATTCAGAGTCTGAA TCTGTCAGGGCTGGAGCTGCTCTCAGAACACTTGGATCCCAATCTCCTGGGACgcctgaagaagctgaaggaacttGACCTCTCTAACAACTTGCTGGAAACATTGCCTGCTAACCTAGGCCTGTCCCATCTGCGAATCCTTCGCTGTACCAACAACCAGCTAGGGGACGTCACCACCTTGCACCAGTTCCCGGAACTTGAGGAGCTCAGTCTGGAAGGCAACCCTTTCCTGACG GTCAGTGACAACCTCAAAGTCTCCTTTCTCCTGCCCAAGCTGCGTAAGGTCAATGGCAAGGACACGGCCTCCACCTGCTCACAGGTAGAGAGCCTAGATCGGGAGCTGACCAACAGG GTCACAGCCCTCTGGCAGAAGTTCATAGCCACTGTGAACCCTGAGGAGGAAGCTAACAAAGTGCAGGCCGACTTCATGAGGTCCGCAGTCAGGGATGTGCGTTACGGGCCCGAGTCTCTCTTCGAGTTCACGCAGTGGCGG GTGCGGATGATCGCTGAGGAACTGGTGGCCTCAGGTGGGGCCCAGGCCCACGAAGCTAATGCATCAGTGGAACATCCCCAGGCAGCAGTTGGCTCCAAGCTCAGG GCCAGAAAGGTAACAAAACGTCCAGATGATGACGAAATCAGCCTTCCTCCCACCAAGCGAGTGCGGGCCTCCCCACCAGCCCAGACTGAGGACAGTCCTATGGATGCTGCTGGAGGCCAG GCCGCCCTACACCTGGAGCCCCTGCACTTCCTGCAGTGCCACAGCAGAAACAACAGCCCTAAGGACCTGGAGACCCAGCTGTGGGCCTGTGCCTTTGAGCCGGCCCGGGAGGAGG GACACTCGGGGGCCACATCCCAGACCGTGGCCACATGTGGCGGAGAAGCTGTTTGCGTGATAGACTGCCAGACAGGCCTCGTGCTCCATAAATACAAGGTTCCGGGCGAG GAGTTCTTCTCAGTGGCCTGGACAGCCCTGACGGTGGCCACCCAGGCAGGCCACAAGAAGCGCTGGAACATGCTGGCAGCTGCAGGCCTTCGGGGCATGGTGCGGCTGCTCCATGTGCGTGCGGGCTTCTGCTGCAGCGTCATCAGGGCCCATAAGAAGGCCATCGCCACCCTCTGCTTCAGCCCCACCCATGAGACTCACCTCTTCA ctGCCTCCTATGACAAACGGATCATCCTCTGGGACATTGGGGTGCCCAACCACGACTACAAGTTCCAGGCTAG CCAGCTCCTCACGCTCAACTGCAGTTCCGTCCCTTTGCGCCTCTGTCCTGTTGCCACCTGCCCGGACAGCTTCCTGCTGGCTGGCTGTGAGGGAGGCTGCGGCTGCTGGGATGTTCGGCTAGACCAGCCCCAGAAGCAAAG GGTGTGTGAGGTGAATTTCGTCTTCTCTGGGGACTCCGAGGTGTCGGGACAAAGAGTggatgggctggcatttgtgaacGAAGATGTGGTGG CCTCCAAAGGGAGTGGACAGGGCACCATCTACCTGTGGAGCTGGAGCCAGACATGGGCAAGCCGGGGCAGCCAGTCGGTGTTGCCTGTAGTCATCCTGGCCCAGCTGCAGTGGTCACCCACCAGCCTGGCCTACTTCTCACTGAGCACCTGTCCTG ACAAAAACCTCGTGCTGTGTGGAGACGAGGAAGGCAGTGTGTGGATCTACGATGTTGAACACCTACTGA
- the Lrwd1 gene encoding leucine-rich repeat and WD repeat-containing protein 1 isoform X1, giving the protein MAPLTPQLLLQRGRPKTDRLGKIQSLNLSGLELLSEHLDPNLLGRLKKLKELDLSNNLLETLPANLGLSHLRILRCTNNQLGDVTTLHQFPELEELSLEGNPFLTVSDNLKVSFLLPKLRKVNGKDTASTCSQVTALWQKFIATVNPEEEANKVQADFMRSAVRDVRYGPESLFEFTQWRVRMIAEELVASGGAQAHEANASVEHPQAAVGSKLRARKVTKRPDDDEISLPPTKRVRASPPAQTEDSPMDAAGGQAALHLEPLHFLQCHSRNNSPKDLETQLWACAFEPAREEGHSGATSQTVATCGGEAVCVIDCQTGLVLHKYKVPGEEFFSVAWTALTVATQAGHKKRWNMLAAAGLRGMVRLLHVRAGFCCSVIRAHKKAIATLCFSPTHETHLFTASYDKRIILWDIGVPNHDYKFQASQLLTLNCSSVPLRLCPVATCPDSFLLAGCEGGCGCWDVRLDQPQKQRVCEVNFVFSGDSEVSGQRVDGLAFVNEDVVASKGSGQGTIYLWSWSQTWASRGSQSVLPVVILAQLQWSPTSLAYFSLSTCPDKNLVLCGDEEGSVWIYDVEHLLKQPPPLETTLQPPTQILKWPQPVALGQPVTKTMVNTVVANAAFTYLTALTDSNIVSIWKTC; this is encoded by the exons ATGGCTCCTCTCACGCCGCAGCTGCTCCTGCAACGTGGGCGACCCAAGACCGACAGGCTGGGGAAGATTCAGAGTCTGAA TCTGTCAGGGCTGGAGCTGCTCTCAGAACACTTGGATCCCAATCTCCTGGGACgcctgaagaagctgaaggaacttGACCTCTCTAACAACTTGCTGGAAACATTGCCTGCTAACCTAGGCCTGTCCCATCTGCGAATCCTTCGCTGTACCAACAACCAGCTAGGGGACGTCACCACCTTGCACCAGTTCCCGGAACTTGAGGAGCTCAGTCTGGAAGGCAACCCTTTCCTGACG GTCAGTGACAACCTCAAAGTCTCCTTTCTCCTGCCCAAGCTGCGTAAGGTCAATGGCAAGGACACGGCCTCCACCTGCTCACAG GTCACAGCCCTCTGGCAGAAGTTCATAGCCACTGTGAACCCTGAGGAGGAAGCTAACAAAGTGCAGGCCGACTTCATGAGGTCCGCAGTCAGGGATGTGCGTTACGGGCCCGAGTCTCTCTTCGAGTTCACGCAGTGGCGG GTGCGGATGATCGCTGAGGAACTGGTGGCCTCAGGTGGGGCCCAGGCCCACGAAGCTAATGCATCAGTGGAACATCCCCAGGCAGCAGTTGGCTCCAAGCTCAGG GCCAGAAAGGTAACAAAACGTCCAGATGATGACGAAATCAGCCTTCCTCCCACCAAGCGAGTGCGGGCCTCCCCACCAGCCCAGACTGAGGACAGTCCTATGGATGCTGCTGGAGGCCAG GCCGCCCTACACCTGGAGCCCCTGCACTTCCTGCAGTGCCACAGCAGAAACAACAGCCCTAAGGACCTGGAGACCCAGCTGTGGGCCTGTGCCTTTGAGCCGGCCCGGGAGGAGG GACACTCGGGGGCCACATCCCAGACCGTGGCCACATGTGGCGGAGAAGCTGTTTGCGTGATAGACTGCCAGACAGGCCTCGTGCTCCATAAATACAAGGTTCCGGGCGAG GAGTTCTTCTCAGTGGCCTGGACAGCCCTGACGGTGGCCACCCAGGCAGGCCACAAGAAGCGCTGGAACATGCTGGCAGCTGCAGGCCTTCGGGGCATGGTGCGGCTGCTCCATGTGCGTGCGGGCTTCTGCTGCAGCGTCATCAGGGCCCATAAGAAGGCCATCGCCACCCTCTGCTTCAGCCCCACCCATGAGACTCACCTCTTCA ctGCCTCCTATGACAAACGGATCATCCTCTGGGACATTGGGGTGCCCAACCACGACTACAAGTTCCAGGCTAG CCAGCTCCTCACGCTCAACTGCAGTTCCGTCCCTTTGCGCCTCTGTCCTGTTGCCACCTGCCCGGACAGCTTCCTGCTGGCTGGCTGTGAGGGAGGCTGCGGCTGCTGGGATGTTCGGCTAGACCAGCCCCAGAAGCAAAG GGTGTGTGAGGTGAATTTCGTCTTCTCTGGGGACTCCGAGGTGTCGGGACAAAGAGTggatgggctggcatttgtgaacGAAGATGTGGTGG CCTCCAAAGGGAGTGGACAGGGCACCATCTACCTGTGGAGCTGGAGCCAGACATGGGCAAGCCGGGGCAGCCAGTCGGTGTTGCCTGTAGTCATCCTGGCCCAGCTGCAGTGGTCACCCACCAGCCTGGCCTACTTCTCACTGAGCACCTGTCCTG ACAAAAACCTCGTGCTGTGTGGAGACGAGGAAGGCAGTGTGTGGATCTACGATGTTGAACACCTACTGA
- the Lrwd1 gene encoding leucine-rich repeat and WD repeat-containing protein 1 isoform X2: MAPLTPQLLLQRGRPKTDRLGKIQSLNLSGLELLSEHLDPNLLGRLKKLKELDLSNNLLETLPANLGLSHLRILRCTNNQLGDVTTLHQFPELEELSLEGNPFLTVSDNLKVSFLLPKLRKVNGKDTASTCSQVESLDRELTNRVTALWQKFIATVNPEEEANKVQADFMRSAVRDVRYGPESLFEFTQWRVRMIAEELVASGGAQAHEANASVEHPQAAVGSKLRARKVTKRPDDDEISLPPTKRVRASPPAQTEDSPMDAAGGQAALHLEPLHFLQCHSRNNSPKDLETQLWACAFEPAREEGHSGATSQTVATCGGEAVCVIDCQTGLVLHKYKVPGEEFFSVAWTALTVATQAGHKKRWNMLAAAGLRGMVRLLHVRAGFCCSVIRAHKKAIATLCFSPTHETHLFTASYDKRIILWDIGVPNHDYKFQASQLLTLNCSSVPLRLCPVATCPDSFLLAGCEGGCGCWDVRLDQPQKQSLQREWTGHHLPVELEPDMGKPGQPVGVACSHPGPAAVVTHQPGLLLTEHLS, encoded by the exons ATGGCTCCTCTCACGCCGCAGCTGCTCCTGCAACGTGGGCGACCCAAGACCGACAGGCTGGGGAAGATTCAGAGTCTGAA TCTGTCAGGGCTGGAGCTGCTCTCAGAACACTTGGATCCCAATCTCCTGGGACgcctgaagaagctgaaggaacttGACCTCTCTAACAACTTGCTGGAAACATTGCCTGCTAACCTAGGCCTGTCCCATCTGCGAATCCTTCGCTGTACCAACAACCAGCTAGGGGACGTCACCACCTTGCACCAGTTCCCGGAACTTGAGGAGCTCAGTCTGGAAGGCAACCCTTTCCTGACG GTCAGTGACAACCTCAAAGTCTCCTTTCTCCTGCCCAAGCTGCGTAAGGTCAATGGCAAGGACACGGCCTCCACCTGCTCACAGGTAGAGAGCCTAGATCGGGAGCTGACCAACAGG GTCACAGCCCTCTGGCAGAAGTTCATAGCCACTGTGAACCCTGAGGAGGAAGCTAACAAAGTGCAGGCCGACTTCATGAGGTCCGCAGTCAGGGATGTGCGTTACGGGCCCGAGTCTCTCTTCGAGTTCACGCAGTGGCGG GTGCGGATGATCGCTGAGGAACTGGTGGCCTCAGGTGGGGCCCAGGCCCACGAAGCTAATGCATCAGTGGAACATCCCCAGGCAGCAGTTGGCTCCAAGCTCAGG GCCAGAAAGGTAACAAAACGTCCAGATGATGACGAAATCAGCCTTCCTCCCACCAAGCGAGTGCGGGCCTCCCCACCAGCCCAGACTGAGGACAGTCCTATGGATGCTGCTGGAGGCCAG GCCGCCCTACACCTGGAGCCCCTGCACTTCCTGCAGTGCCACAGCAGAAACAACAGCCCTAAGGACCTGGAGACCCAGCTGTGGGCCTGTGCCTTTGAGCCGGCCCGGGAGGAGG GACACTCGGGGGCCACATCCCAGACCGTGGCCACATGTGGCGGAGAAGCTGTTTGCGTGATAGACTGCCAGACAGGCCTCGTGCTCCATAAATACAAGGTTCCGGGCGAG GAGTTCTTCTCAGTGGCCTGGACAGCCCTGACGGTGGCCACCCAGGCAGGCCACAAGAAGCGCTGGAACATGCTGGCAGCTGCAGGCCTTCGGGGCATGGTGCGGCTGCTCCATGTGCGTGCGGGCTTCTGCTGCAGCGTCATCAGGGCCCATAAGAAGGCCATCGCCACCCTCTGCTTCAGCCCCACCCATGAGACTCACCTCTTCA ctGCCTCCTATGACAAACGGATCATCCTCTGGGACATTGGGGTGCCCAACCACGACTACAAGTTCCAGGCTAG CCAGCTCCTCACGCTCAACTGCAGTTCCGTCCCTTTGCGCCTCTGTCCTGTTGCCACCTGCCCGGACAGCTTCCTGCTGGCTGGCTGTGAGGGAGGCTGCGGCTGCTGGGATGTTCGGCTAGACCAGCCCCAGAAGCAAAG CCTCCAAAGGGAGTGGACAGGGCACCATCTACCTGTGGAGCTGGAGCCAGACATGGGCAAGCCGGGGCAGCCAGTCGGTGTTGCCTGTAGTCATCCTGGCCCAGCTGCAGTGGTCACCCACCAGCCTGGCCTACTTCTCACTGAGCACCTGTCCTG A